One window from the genome of Podospora pseudocomata strain CBS 415.72m chromosome 6, whole genome shotgun sequence encodes:
- a CDS encoding hypothetical protein (EggNog:ENOG503PHF9) yields MKFFTVIVSTLAAMVAAAPATAPASTELDKRAFAFDINAFNGLKGFNQVNLNYLLNINSLQIGLLGNLANVNNFNILQFQGLFAQQKFDLQALLQLQQLHTFLQIHQLGVLNGFDLKGLQLQQLQLGLLNNVGLLDLQQFISPNVIGQVTTIGNSVRLPVKE; encoded by the exons ATGAAGTTCTTCACCGTCATCGTCTCTaccctcgccgccatggtTGCCGCTGCTCCTGCCACTGCTCCCGCCAGCACTGAGCTTGACAAGCGTGCCTTCGCTTTCGATATCAATGCCTTCAACGGCCTCAAGGGCTTCAACCAGGTCAACCTCAactacctcctcaacatcaactctCTGCAGATTGGtctcctcggcaacctcgccaacgtcaacaacttcaacatcttGCAATTCCAGGGTCTCTTTGCTCAGCAGAAGTTTGATCTTCAGgctctccttcagctccagcagctccaCACCTTCCTCCAGATCCACCAGCTCggtgttctcaacggctttGATCTCAAGggcctccagctccagcagctccaGCTCGGTCTCCTCAACAATGTTGGCCTGCTCGATCTCCAGCagttcatctcccccaacgtCATTGGCCAGGTCACCACTATTGGCAACTCAG TCCGCCTCCCTGTCAAGGAGTAA
- a CDS encoding hypothetical protein (EggNog:ENOG503PMS4) yields the protein MKTAVLFLSVGLASAQVLNNSTGVFSNSTSSFASPNVDINNLNLGGQVDLNSLDVNGLNLGNIDLGNQDEIVDAILAMLGGFCLGGQFNRNNILGFGFNNDVDLFFQLAQLQQFQQLGFLNLGGVQNLFSKGKVLGGFNLGPHTFFPQNQVKLLLTMSSGLFKREIADARKTMKRTVLRRGRYAKRQSCAQGAGSGAIGSGVGGQEEAAFTIATAENPPLETAIATAAADFTIATAYPGVDDLVESVDSADFEAVFSIATANPDVVVGAANDIYASSAGVATATPAVDSASAVVQAFATITAEAVAAPASVAIPAAAETAIPAVAIEEVEEAGEVDVEDAVDNLSDLTR from the coding sequence ATGAAGACCGCAGTTTTATTTCTATCCGTCGGCCTGGCGTCAGCCCAGGTTTTGAATAACTCCACTGGTGTTTTCAGTAATTCCACCAGCAGCTTTGCCTCGCCCAATGTGgatatcaacaacctcaacctcggtGGACAGGTGGACCTCAACAGCTTGGACGTCAACGGCCTAAACCTAGGCAATATCGATCTCGGTAACCAAGATGAGATCGTTGATGCTATCCTGGCTATGCTTGGCGGATTCTGTTTGGGTGGGCAATTCAACCGCAATAATATCCTGGGGTTTGGCTTCAACAATGATGTCGATCTATTCTTCCAGCTTGCTCAGCTGCAACAATTCCAGCAGCTTGGCTTCCTCAATCTGGGAGGTGTGCAAAATCTGTTCAGCAAGGGGAAGGTACTTGGGGGGTTCAACCTAGGTCCGCATACTTTtttcccccaaaaccaagtGAAGCTTTTGCTGACCATGTCGTCAGGCCTCTTCAAACGAGAAATTGCTGATGCCAGGAAGACCATGAAGCGAACCGTACTTCGCCGTGGACGGTATGCCAAACGTCAGTCGTGTGCTCAAGGGGCTGGATCAGGCGCCATCGGttcgggggttggtggtcaGGAAGAAGCTGCTTTCACAATTGCGACAGCTGAGAACCCGCCATTGGAGACAGCTAttgcgacggcggcggcggactTCACGATCGCCACCGCTTATCCTGGAGTTGATGATCTTGTTGAGTCCGTTGACTCGGCCGATTTTGAGGCAGTTTTTAGCATCGCCACAGCAAACCCAGATGTTGTCGTTGGTGCCGCCAATGATATCTATGCGTCATCCGCTGGTGTTGCTACTGCCACTCCTGCTGTTGATTCAGCTTCAGCAGTTGTTCAAGCCTTTGCCACGATCACCGCTGAGGCAGTAGCAGCTCCTGCTTCCGTTGCTATTCCAGCCGCAGCTGAGACCGCTATTCCGGCTGTTGCTAttgaggaagttgaggaggctggggaggtcGATGTGGAGGACGCTGTCGATAACCTGTCAGACCTCACCCGTTAA
- the SEC4 gene encoding GTP-binding protein (COG:U; EggNog:ENOG503NXRR), translating into MSSNRNYDFLIKLLLIGDSGVGKSCCLLRFSEDSFTPSFITTIGIDFKIRTIELDGKRVKLQIWDTAGQERFRTITTAYYRGAMGILLVYDVTDERSFNNIRTWFANVEQHATEGVNKILIGNKCDWEEKRVVSTERGQALADELGIPFLEVSAKTNENIEKAFYSLAADIKKRIIDTSKTEQGGAGASTGVNVGGQTSGDKGGGCC; encoded by the exons ATGTCGAGTAACAGGAATTACGACTTTTTG ATCAAGCTCCTGCTGATTGGAGACTCAGGCGTGGGCAAGTCCTGCTGCCTCCTCCGCTTCTCGGAGGACTCGTTCACACCCTCGTTCATCACGACGATCGGCATCGACTTCAAGATCAGGACGATCGAGCTGGACGGCAAGCGCGTGAAGCTTCAGATTTGGGATACGGCCGGTCAGGAGCGGTTCAGGACGATCACGACGGCGTATTATAGGGGCGCGATGGGTATTTTGTTGGTGTATGATGTGACGGATGAAAGGTCGTTTAACA ACATCCGTACTTGGTTCGCCAACGTCGAGCAACACGCCACCGAGGGCGTCAACAAGATTCTGATTGGCAACAAGTGCGACTGGGAAGAGAAGCGGGTGGTGTCGACTGAACGGGGCCAGGCGCTCGCGGACGAGCTGGGGATCCCGTTTTTGGAGGTGTCGGCCAAGACGAATGAGAATATCGAAAAGGCCTTTTACAGCCTGGCGGCGGATATCAAGAAGAGGATTATCGATACGAGCAAGACGGAGCAAGGGGGTGCAGGGGCGTCGACGGGAGTTAATGTTGGGGGCCAGACTTCGGGTGataaggggggtggttgctgctaa